The Nocardioides panzhihuensis genome has a segment encoding these proteins:
- the rplB gene encoding 50S ribosomal protein L2, with protein MAIRKYKPTTPGRRGSSVADFAEITRTTPEKSLTVPLPKKGGRNNQGRITTRHKGGGHKRAYRIIDFRRYDKDGVPAKVAHIEYDPNRTARIALLHYFDGEKRYILAPVGVSQGTVVESGPTADIKPGNNLPLRNIPVGTTIHNVELRPGGGAKIARSAGMRAQLVAREGSKATLRMPSGEMRFVDVRCRATVGEVGNAEQSNINWGKAGRMRWKGVRPTVRGVVMNPVDHPHGGGEGKTSGGRHPVSPWGKAEGRTRKRKASDSQIIRRRKSGKGRK; from the coding sequence ATGGCTATTCGTAAGTACAAGCCGACTACCCCGGGCCGTCGTGGCTCGTCGGTGGCCGACTTCGCCGAGATCACTCGGACCACGCCGGAGAAGTCGCTGACGGTGCCCCTTCCCAAGAAGGGCGGCCGCAACAACCAGGGCCGTATCACCACCCGCCACAAGGGTGGTGGCCACAAGCGTGCCTACCGGATCATCGACTTCCGTCGCTACGACAAGGACGGCGTGCCGGCCAAGGTCGCTCACATCGAGTACGACCCGAACCGCACCGCCCGCATCGCCCTGCTGCACTACTTCGACGGCGAGAAGCGCTACATCCTCGCGCCCGTCGGCGTATCGCAGGGCACCGTCGTGGAGTCCGGTCCCACTGCCGACATCAAGCCCGGCAACAACCTCCCGCTGCGCAACATCCCGGTTGGTACCACCATCCACAACGTTGAGCTGCGTCCGGGTGGCGGCGCGAAGATCGCCCGCTCCGCCGGCATGCGCGCCCAGCTGGTCGCCCGTGAGGGCTCCAAGGCCACGCTGCGTATGCCTTCGGGCGAGATGCGGTTCGTCGACGTGCGCTGCCGCGCCACCGTCGGTGAGGTCGGTAACGCCGAGCAGTCGAACATCAACTGGGGCAAGGCCGGCCGTATGCGGTGGAAGGGCGTTCGCCCGACCGTCCGTGGTGTCGTCATGAACCCGGTCGACCACCCGCACGGTGGCGGTGAGGGTAAGACCTCCGGTGGCCGTCACCCGGTCAGCCCCTGGGGTAAGGCCGAGGGCCGCACGCGTAAGCGCAAGGCCTCTGACTCGCAGATCATCCGCCGCCGTAAGAGCGGGAAGGGTAGGAAGTAA
- the rplC gene encoding 50S ribosomal protein L3: protein MTIERNVKGLLGTKLGMTQLWDENNIVVPVTVIAANTNVVTQVRTPEVDGYNAVQIGYGEIDGRKVNKPGAGQFEKAGTTPRRHLAEIRTADAASYAAGQELPVDTFAIGEEIDVTGTSKGKGFAGVMKRHGFHGVGASHGAHRNHRKPGSIGACATPGRVFKGVRMAGHMGTDTVTTQNLTVHAVDTEKGLILVKGAIPGPKGGLVVLRSAAKKLEA from the coding sequence ATGACGATCGAACGCAACGTGAAGGGTCTCCTGGGCACCAAGCTCGGCATGACCCAGCTGTGGGACGAGAACAACATCGTCGTCCCCGTGACCGTCATCGCGGCGAACACCAACGTCGTGACCCAGGTCCGCACCCCCGAGGTCGACGGCTACAACGCCGTGCAGATCGGCTACGGCGAGATCGACGGCCGCAAGGTGAACAAGCCGGGCGCCGGCCAGTTCGAGAAGGCCGGCACCACGCCGCGCCGTCACCTGGCTGAGATCCGCACCGCCGACGCCGCGTCCTACGCCGCCGGCCAGGAGCTCCCCGTCGACACCTTTGCCATCGGCGAGGAGATCGACGTGACGGGCACCTCGAAGGGCAAGGGTTTCGCGGGTGTCATGAAGCGTCACGGCTTCCACGGTGTCGGTGCCTCCCACGGTGCTCACCGCAACCACCGCAAGCCGGGATCGATCGGCGCTTGCGCCACGCCCGGTCGCGTCTTCAAGGGCGTCCGCATGGCCGGTCACATGGGTACTGACACCGTCACCACCCAGAACCTGACCGTGCACGCCGTCGACACCGAGAAGGGCCTCATCCTGGTCAAGGGCGCCATTCCTGGCCCCAAGGGTGGTCTCGTGGTCCTCCGCTCGGCTGCTAAGAAGCTGGAGGCCTGA
- a CDS encoding type Z 30S ribosomal protein S14 — MAKTALKVKAARKPKFAVRGYTRCQRCGRPKAVYRKFGLCRICLREMAHRGELPGVTKSSW; from the coding sequence ATGGCGAAGACCGCTCTCAAGGTGAAGGCCGCCCGCAAGCCGAAGTTTGCGGTTCGCGGTTACACCCGCTGCCAGCGCTGCGGCCGCCCGAAGGCTGTCTACCGCAAGTTCGGCCTGTGCCGTATCTGCCTGCGTGAGATGGCCCACCGCGGCGAGCTGCCCGGCGTCACCAAGTCCTCCTGGTGA
- the rpsJ gene encoding 30S ribosomal protein S10 has product MAGQKIRIRLKAYDHEVIDTSARKIVDTVTRTGAKVAGPVPLPTEKNVYCVIRSPHKYKDSREHFEMRTHKRLIDIIDPTPKTVDSLMRLDLPAGVDIEIKL; this is encoded by the coding sequence ATGGCGGGACAGAAGATCCGCATCAGGCTCAAGGCCTATGACCACGAGGTGATCGACACCTCGGCGCGAAAGATCGTGGACACGGTCACCCGTACGGGTGCCAAGGTCGCCGGCCCGGTGCCGCTGCCGACCGAGAAGAACGTGTACTGCGTCATCCGCTCGCCCCACAAGTACAAGGACTCGCGCGAGCACTTCGAGATGCGCACCCACAAGCGCCTCATCGACATCATCGACCCGACCCCGAAGACTGTTGACTCCCTCATGCGGCTCGATCTGCCTGCTGGTGTCGACATCGAGATCAAGCTCTGA
- the rplE gene encoding 50S ribosomal protein L5, which translates to MTDTAVAPRLKTKYREEIAPALQAEFEIPNVMQIPGLTKIVVNMGVGEAARDSKLIEGAVNDLTAITGQKPLINKAKKSIAQFKLREGMPIGAHVTLRGDRMWEFLDRLLSLALPRIRDFRGLNGKQFDGNGNYTFGLTEQVMFHEINQDKIDRSRGMDITLVTTATNDDQGRALLKALGFPFKEN; encoded by the coding sequence ATGACCGACACCGCTGTGGCCCCGCGCCTCAAGACGAAGTACCGCGAGGAGATCGCCCCGGCCCTGCAGGCCGAGTTCGAGATCCCGAACGTCATGCAGATCCCCGGTCTGACCAAGATCGTCGTCAACATGGGCGTGGGCGAGGCTGCTCGCGACTCCAAGCTGATCGAGGGCGCTGTCAACGACCTGACCGCGATCACCGGCCAGAAGCCGCTGATCAACAAGGCGAAGAAGTCCATCGCGCAGTTCAAGCTGCGCGAGGGCATGCCGATCGGTGCGCACGTCACGCTGCGCGGCGACCGGATGTGGGAGTTCCTCGACCGCCTGCTGTCGCTCGCGCTGCCCCGAATCAGGGACTTCCGCGGCCTGAACGGCAAGCAGTTCGACGGTAACGGCAACTACACCTTCGGTCTCACCGAGCAGGTCATGTTCCACGAGATCAACCAGGACAAGATCGACCGCTCGCGGGGCATGGACATCACCCTCGTGACGACCGCCACCAATGACGACCAGGGTCGCGCGCTGCTCAAGGCGCTCGGCTTCCCGTTCAAGGAGAACTGA
- the rpsH gene encoding 30S ribosomal protein S8 → MTMTDPIADMLTRLRNANQAFHDTVSMPYSKLKQGVAEILQQEGYITKYEVLEPTEGQVGKTLTITLKYGRNRERSIAGVRRISKPGLRVYAKHTGLPKVLGGLGVAIISTSQGLLTDRQANKKGVGGEVLAYVW, encoded by the coding sequence ATGACGATGACTGACCCGATCGCAGACATGCTCACTCGTCTGCGCAACGCCAACCAGGCGTTCCACGATACGGTTTCGATGCCGTACAGCAAGCTGAAGCAGGGCGTCGCTGAGATCCTCCAGCAGGAGGGTTACATCACCAAGTACGAGGTGCTGGAGCCCACCGAGGGCCAGGTCGGCAAGACCCTGACCATCACCCTCAAGTACGGCCGCAACCGTGAGCGCTCGATCGCCGGCGTACGCCGCATCAGCAAGCCCGGTCTGCGTGTCTACGCGAAGCACACCGGTCTCCCCAAGGTGCTCGGCGGCCTCGGCGTCGCGATCATCTCGACGAGCCAGGGTCTGCTGACCGACCGCCAGGCGAACAAGAAGGGCGTAGGTGGGGAAGTCCTCGCCTACGTCTGGTAA
- the rpmC gene encoding 50S ribosomal protein L29, which translates to MANSLQAFELDELTDVDLEAKLREAKEELFNLRFQAATGQLESHGRLNTVKKDIARIYTVVRERELGIRVAPGTETTEEA; encoded by the coding sequence ATGGCCAACTCCCTGCAGGCGTTCGAGCTGGACGAGCTCACCGACGTCGACCTCGAGGCGAAGCTGCGCGAGGCGAAGGAGGAGCTGTTCAACCTCCGGTTCCAGGCGGCCACCGGCCAGCTGGAGAGCCACGGTCGGCTCAACACCGTCAAGAAGGACATCGCCCGGATCTACACCGTGGTGCGTGAGCGCGAGCTCGGCATCCGCGTGGCCCCGGGCACCGAGACCACCGAGGAGGCCTGA
- a CDS encoding DUF4129 domain-containing protein, with protein sequence MILFQLAPPLEPSPEEGRSWLRRELADPEYHELDLVERIMRWIERALSDGIPSAGDVPWAQTVAAMVVFAAILIGLGLLVSRARRSPRAARDRNGDVLTDESLSAAALRERAEAAYASGDHGAAVIDGFRALARRQVERGRLAEDLGLTAAEVAASLEREMSLEGRAGSAAELFNEVLYGNHPATREQAEGVLNLEQELAVSR encoded by the coding sequence ATGATCCTCTTCCAACTGGCTCCTCCGCTGGAACCGTCACCCGAGGAGGGTCGCTCCTGGCTCCGGCGCGAGCTGGCCGACCCGGAGTACCACGAGCTCGACCTCGTCGAGCGGATCATGCGCTGGATCGAGCGCGCCCTGTCCGACGGCATCCCGTCCGCCGGGGACGTGCCGTGGGCGCAGACCGTCGCCGCCATGGTCGTCTTCGCGGCGATCCTGATCGGGCTCGGCCTGCTGGTCTCTCGTGCCCGGCGCAGTCCCCGGGCGGCCCGCGACCGCAACGGGGACGTGCTCACCGACGAGTCGCTGTCGGCGGCCGCCCTCCGGGAGCGGGCCGAGGCTGCGTACGCCTCGGGGGACCATGGCGCCGCGGTGATCGACGGCTTCCGGGCGCTGGCCAGGCGTCAGGTCGAGCGCGGCCGGCTCGCGGAGGACCTCGGGCTGACCGCCGCCGAGGTCGCGGCGAGCCTGGAGCGGGAGATGTCGCTCGAGGGCCGGGCCGGCAGCGCCGCGGAGCTGTTCAACGAGGTGCTCTACGGCAACCACCCCGCCACACGTGAGCAGGCCGAGGGCGTGCTGAATCTCGAGCAGGAGCTGGCGGTGAGCCGATGA
- the rplN gene encoding 50S ribosomal protein L14: protein MIQQESRLKVADNTGAKEILCIRVLGGSGRRYAGIGDTIVATVKDAIPGGNVKKGDVVKAVIVRTVKERRRADGSYIRFDENAAVILKNDGEPRGTRIFGPVGRELRDKKFMKIISLAPEVL, encoded by the coding sequence ATGATCCAGCAGGAGTCGCGACTCAAGGTCGCCGACAACACTGGTGCGAAGGAGATCCTTTGCATTCGTGTGCTCGGTGGTTCCGGTCGTCGCTACGCCGGCATCGGCGACACCATCGTCGCCACCGTCAAGGACGCTATCCCCGGTGGCAACGTGAAGAAGGGTGACGTCGTCAAGGCTGTCATCGTGCGCACCGTCAAGGAGCGCCGCCGCGCTGACGGCTCGTACATCCGCTTCGACGAGAACGCCGCCGTCATTCTCAAGAACGACGGCGAGCCGCGAGGCACCCGCATCTTCGGCCCGGTTGGCCGTGAGCTGCGCGACAAGAAGTTCATGAAGATCATCTCGCTCGCGCCGGAGGTGCTGTGA
- the rplW gene encoding 50S ribosomal protein L23, with protein MSTLHYDPRDILIAPVVSEKSYGLLDQNKYTFIVRPDANKTEIKIAVEKVFDVKVTSVNTINRKGKARRTKYGMGKRSDTKRAIVSLAEGDRIDIFGA; from the coding sequence GTGAGCACGCTGCACTACGACCCCCGCGACATTCTGATCGCGCCGGTGGTCTCCGAGAAGAGCTACGGCCTCCTCGACCAGAACAAGTACACCTTCATCGTTCGCCCCGACGCGAACAAGACCGAGATCAAGATCGCGGTCGAGAAGGTGTTCGACGTCAAGGTGACCTCGGTCAACACGATCAACCGCAAGGGCAAGGCCCGTCGTACGAAGTACGGCATGGGCAAGCGCTCTGACACCAAGCGCGCGATCGTCTCCCTGGCTGAGGGCGACCGCATCGACATCTTCGGCGCGTGA
- the rplD gene encoding 50S ribosomal protein L4: protein MAIKTVKVDFPAEIFDVEVNIPLIHQVVVAQQAAARQGTHSTKTRGEVRGGGRKPYKQKGTGRARQGSTRAPQFAGGGIVHGPQPRDYSQRTPKKMKAAALRGALSDRARAGQIHVVELSLEAPSTKTALTALKSISDAKRFLVVLDRSESIAALSLRNVPEVHLLWADQLNTYDVLVSDDVVFSRPAYEIFVSDKPVVAAKETVTIGEVEKDAIKEAAVEPAKENDLPEGAVAPLEDGSAPEGFEIKGNVKGKDKKFHAPGGRWYESTKAEFYFKSAEDAIAAGFVEAGKKAASEKAASDEEANK from the coding sequence ATGGCTATCAAGACCGTCAAGGTCGACTTCCCGGCTGAGATCTTCGATGTTGAGGTCAACATCCCGCTGATCCACCAGGTCGTCGTCGCGCAGCAGGCTGCTGCGCGCCAGGGCACGCACTCCACCAAGACCCGCGGCGAAGTCCGCGGCGGTGGCCGCAAGCCCTACAAGCAGAAGGGCACCGGTCGCGCCCGCCAGGGTTCGACCCGTGCGCCGCAGTTCGCCGGTGGTGGCATCGTCCACGGCCCGCAGCCGCGTGACTACAGCCAGCGCACCCCCAAGAAGATGAAGGCCGCGGCTCTCCGCGGAGCCCTCTCCGACCGGGCCCGCGCCGGCCAGATCCACGTGGTCGAGCTCTCCCTCGAGGCTCCCTCGACCAAGACTGCGCTGACCGCTCTCAAGTCGATCTCCGACGCCAAGCGCTTCCTCGTCGTGCTGGACCGTTCCGAGTCCATCGCCGCGCTGAGCCTGCGCAACGTGCCTGAGGTTCACCTGCTCTGGGCCGACCAGCTCAACACCTACGACGTCCTCGTCTCCGACGATGTCGTCTTCTCCAGGCCGGCCTACGAGATCTTCGTCTCGGACAAGCCGGTCGTCGCTGCCAAGGAGACCGTCACCATCGGTGAGGTCGAGAAGGACGCGATCAAGGAAGCCGCCGTCGAGCCCGCCAAGGAGAACGACCTCCCCGAGGGCGCTGTCGCGCCGCTCGAGGACGGCTCGGCTCCTGAGGGCTTCGAGATCAAGGGCAACGTCAAGGGCAAGGACAAGAAGTTCCACGCCCCGGGCGGCCGTTGGTACGAGTCCACCAAGGCGGAGTTCTACTTCAAGTCCGCTGAGGACGCCATTGCCGCTGGCTTCGTCGAGGCCGGCAAGAAGGCTGCTTCTGAGAAGGCTGCGTCTGATGAGGAGGCTAACAAGTGA
- the rplV gene encoding 50S ribosomal protein L22 codes for MSTTERVRVSARRESLLGDQPGAFASARFVRITPMKARRVVDMVRGLPVDEALSLLQFAPQAASETVYKVLESAIANAVSAEGLDRDDLVVSVAMVDGGPTMKRWRPRAQGRATRINKRTSHITLVVQPAAELNKRSVAKGGKN; via the coding sequence ATGAGCACCACCGAGCGTGTGCGCGTAAGCGCCCGCCGCGAGTCCCTGCTCGGCGACCAGCCGGGTGCCTTCGCGAGTGCCCGCTTCGTGCGGATCACTCCGATGAAGGCACGCCGGGTCGTCGACATGGTTCGCGGTCTGCCCGTCGACGAGGCCCTCTCCCTGCTGCAGTTCGCGCCGCAGGCAGCCTCTGAGACTGTCTACAAGGTCCTCGAGAGCGCCATCGCCAACGCGGTGTCGGCCGAGGGTCTGGACCGCGACGACCTCGTCGTCTCGGTCGCCATGGTCGACGGAGGTCCGACCATGAAGCGCTGGCGTCCCCGCGCCCAGGGTCGTGCGACCCGCATCAACAAGCGGACCTCGCACATCACCCTGGTCGTGCAGCCGGCCGCCGAGCTGAACAAGCGCAGTGTCGCGAAGGGCGGTAAGAACTAA
- the rplX gene encoding 50S ribosomal protein L24, whose translation MGRSHIKKGDTVKVIAGKDKGGSGKVIAVFTGEDRVIVEGINLIKKHTKVQDQGGRAGMTGGIVTTEAPIHVSNVQLLEGGEPARVGYRRETVQKRRADGSTYAAERSVRISRKTGKDI comes from the coding sequence ATGGGTCGCTCGCACATCAAGAAGGGCGACACCGTCAAGGTGATCGCAGGTAAGGACAAGGGCGGCTCCGGCAAGGTGATCGCTGTCTTCACCGGAGAGGACCGTGTGATTGTCGAGGGCATCAACCTCATCAAGAAGCACACCAAGGTCCAGGACCAGGGCGGTCGCGCCGGCATGACCGGCGGCATCGTGACCACCGAGGCCCCGATCCACGTTTCCAACGTTCAGCTGCTCGAGGGTGGCGAGCCGGCTCGCGTCGGCTACCGCCGTGAGACGGTCCAGAAGCGTCGCGCCGACGGTTCGACCTACGCCGCCGAGCGCAGCGTTCGCATCTCGCGCAAGACCGGTAAGGACATCTGA
- the rpsS gene encoding 30S ribosomal protein S19, whose translation MPRSLKKGPFIDDHLQKKVDAENEKGSHNVIKTWSRRSMIVPEMIGHTIAVHDGRKHVPVFVSDSMVGHKLGEFAPTRTFKGHIKDDRKGRRR comes from the coding sequence ATGCCTCGCAGCCTTAAGAAGGGCCCCTTCATCGACGACCACCTTCAGAAGAAGGTGGACGCCGAGAACGAGAAGGGCTCCCACAACGTGATCAAGACCTGGTCGCGCCGCTCGATGATCGTGCCCGAGATGATCGGTCACACCATCGCGGTGCACGACGGTCGCAAGCATGTCCCGGTCTTCGTCTCCGACTCGATGGTCGGTCACAAGCTGGGCGAGTTCGCCCCGACCCGCACTTTCAAGGGTCACATCAAGGACGATCGGAAGGGACGGCGTCGATGA
- the rplF gene encoding 50S ribosomal protein L6: MSRIGKLPVPVPAGVDVTIDGQVVSVKGPKGSLSHTVVDPITVEKAQDDEGRNVLDVKRPDDSRDNKALHGLSRTLVNNMVLGVTEGYEKKLEIVGVGYRVLSKGPTKLEFQLGYSHSIVFDAPEGITFTTDGPTKLGVVGIDKQLVGEVAANIRKLRKPEPYKGKGVRYAGENIRRKVGKAGK, encoded by the coding sequence ATGTCGCGTATTGGCAAGCTCCCCGTCCCGGTTCCGGCCGGCGTGGACGTCACCATCGACGGCCAGGTTGTGAGCGTCAAGGGCCCCAAGGGCTCCCTGTCGCACACCGTGGTCGACCCGATCACCGTCGAGAAGGCTCAGGACGACGAGGGCCGTAACGTCCTCGACGTCAAGCGCCCCGACGACAGCCGGGACAACAAGGCCCTCCACGGCCTGTCCCGCACGCTGGTCAACAACATGGTCCTGGGTGTCACCGAGGGCTACGAGAAGAAGCTCGAGATCGTCGGCGTGGGTTACCGCGTCCTGTCGAAGGGTCCGACCAAGCTGGAGTTCCAGCTGGGTTACTCGCACTCGATCGTCTTCGACGCCCCCGAAGGCATCACCTTCACCACCGACGGTCCGACCAAGCTCGGCGTCGTGGGCATCGACAAGCAGCTCGTCGGTGAGGTTGCGGCCAACATTCGCAAGCTGCGCAAGCCGGAGCCCTACAAGGGCAAGGGCGTTCGTTACGCCGGCGAGAACATCCGCCGCAAGGTCGGAAAGGCTGGTAAGTGA
- the rpsC gene encoding 30S ribosomal protein S3 translates to MGQKINPNGFRLGISTDHKSRWYADKQYKEYVGEDVKIRKLLSKGMERAGIAKVEIERTRDRVRVDIHTARPGIVIGRRGAEADRLRTELEKLTGKQVQLNILEVKNPEVDAQLVAQGVAEQLSGRVQFRRAMRKAMQTTMRSGAKGIRIQCSGRLNGAEMSRTEFYREGRVPLHTLRADIDYGFYEARTTFGRIGVKVWIYKGEVSGSRAERQAAQAARAGVPGRGGNDRRGGRNDRPSRGTRGDRPNRADRAAKTEAPAAAEAPAAETTTQEG, encoded by the coding sequence ATGGGTCAGAAGATCAACCCGAACGGCTTCCGCCTGGGCATCTCGACCGACCACAAGTCGCGTTGGTACGCCGACAAGCAGTACAAGGAGTACGTCGGCGAGGACGTCAAGATCCGCAAGCTGCTCAGCAAGGGCATGGAGCGGGCCGGCATCGCCAAGGTCGAGATCGAGCGCACCCGTGACCGCGTCCGTGTGGACATCCACACCGCGCGTCCCGGGATCGTCATCGGCCGCCGCGGCGCCGAGGCCGACCGCCTCCGCACCGAGCTGGAGAAGCTCACCGGCAAGCAGGTGCAGCTGAACATCCTCGAGGTCAAGAACCCCGAGGTCGACGCTCAGCTGGTCGCCCAGGGTGTAGCCGAGCAGCTCAGCGGTCGCGTGCAGTTCCGTCGCGCGATGCGCAAGGCCATGCAGACCACCATGCGCTCCGGTGCCAAGGGCATCCGGATCCAGTGCTCGGGTCGTCTGAACGGCGCCGAGATGTCGCGTACCGAGTTCTACCGCGAGGGCCGCGTTCCGCTGCACACGCTGCGTGCCGACATCGACTACGGCTTCTACGAGGCCCGCACGACCTTCGGCCGCATCGGCGTGAAGGTCTGGATCTACAAGGGCGAGGTCTCCGGCTCGCGCGCTGAGCGTCAGGCCGCCCAGGCCGCCCGTGCGGGCGTCCCGGGTCGCGGTGGCAACGACCGTCGCGGTGGCCGCAACGACCGTCCGTCGCGTGGCACCCGTGGTGACCGCCCGAACCGCGCTGACCGCGCGGCGAAGACTGAGGCGCCGGCTGCCGCTGAGGCTCCCGCCGCCGAGACCACGACCCAGGAGGGCTGA
- the rpmD gene encoding 50S ribosomal protein L30, with the protein MAQLKVQQKKGLVGLKQNQRDTLRTLGLKRIGDVVVKEDRPEIRGMVQTVRHLVTVEEVD; encoded by the coding sequence ATGGCACAGCTCAAGGTCCAGCAGAAGAAGGGCCTCGTTGGTCTGAAGCAGAACCAGCGAGACACCCTGCGTACGCTCGGTCTCAAGCGGATCGGCGACGTCGTCGTCAAGGAGGACCGCCCGGAGATCCGGGGCATGGTCCAGACCGTCCGTCACCTGGTGACGGTCGAGGAGGTCGACTGA
- the rpsQ gene encoding 30S ribosomal protein S17 produces the protein MATTESDSGATQDTTERNTRKVREGLVVSDKMDKTIVVEVEDRVKHPLYGKVMRRSSKLKAHDEQNTAGIGDRVLVMETRPLSATKRWRLVEVVERAK, from the coding sequence ATGGCTACCACTGAGTCCGATTCAGGGGCAACCCAGGACACCACCGAGCGCAACACGCGCAAGGTGCGCGAGGGCCTCGTCGTCAGCGACAAGATGGACAAGACCATCGTCGTCGAGGTCGAGGACCGCGTGAAGCACCCGCTCTACGGCAAGGTCATGCGCCGTAGCAGCAAGCTCAAGGCTCACGACGAGCAGAACACCGCCGGCATCGGCGACCGCGTCCTGGTCATGGAGACCCGGCCGCTGTCCGCGACCAAGCGGTGGCGCCTCGTCGAGGTCGTCGAGCGCGCCAAGTGA
- the rplR gene encoding 50S ribosomal protein L18, protein MAISLSNNKHTASRVRSRLRRQTRGRKKIEGTPERPRLVVTRSAKHITAQVVDDLAGKTLASASTIEGDLRSASGDKTAKAKQVGELVASRAKAAGVETVVFDRAGNKYHGRVAALADGARGAGLTF, encoded by the coding sequence ATGGCCATCTCGCTGTCGAACAACAAGCACACCGCTTCCCGCGTCCGCTCGCGTCTGCGTCGTCAGACTCGTGGTCGCAAGAAGATCGAAGGTACGCCGGAGCGTCCGCGCCTCGTCGTAACCCGGTCCGCCAAGCACATCACCGCCCAGGTCGTCGACGACCTGGCCGGCAAGACGCTTGCCTCGGCTTCGACCATCGAGGGCGACCTTCGGTCCGCCTCCGGTGACAAGACTGCCAAGGCCAAGCAGGTCGGCGAGCTGGTCGCGTCGCGTGCCAAGGCCGCTGGGGTCGAGACCGTGGTCTTCGACCGTGCCGGCAACAAGTACCACGGCCGTGTCGCCGCGCTCGCTGATGGCGCGCGCGGGGCCGGTCTGACCTTCTGA
- the rpsE gene encoding 30S ribosomal protein S5 has translation MSGAQRGQRGGERRGRDDRRNQGADKTAYIEKVVAINRVAKVVKGGRRFSFTALVIVGDGDGLVGVGYGKAKEVPAAIAKGVEEAKKNFFRVPRIQATIPHPVQGEKAAGVVMLRPAAPGTGVIAGGPVRAVLECAGIHDILSKSLGSSNQINIVHATVEALRMLETPEAVAARRGLPVEDVAPEALLKAQAEVAEPKAGVSA, from the coding sequence ATGAGCGGAGCCCAGCGCGGACAGCGTGGTGGCGAGCGCCGAGGTCGCGACGATCGTCGCAACCAAGGTGCCGACAAGACCGCCTACATCGAGAAGGTCGTCGCGATCAACCGAGTTGCCAAGGTCGTGAAGGGTGGTCGTCGCTTCAGCTTCACCGCCCTCGTGATCGTCGGTGACGGAGACGGTCTGGTCGGCGTCGGCTACGGTAAGGCAAAGGAAGTTCCCGCGGCGATCGCCAAGGGTGTCGAGGAAGCGAAGAAGAACTTCTTCCGCGTTCCCCGCATCCAGGCCACGATCCCGCACCCGGTGCAGGGTGAGAAGGCCGCTGGTGTGGTCATGCTCCGCCCGGCCGCTCCTGGTACCGGTGTCATCGCCGGTGGCCCGGTGCGTGCCGTCCTGGAGTGCGCCGGCATCCACGACATCCTGAGCAAGTCGCTCGGGTCGTCCAACCAGATCAACATCGTCCACGCGACGGTCGAGGCGCTTCGGATGCTCGAGACGCCCGAGGCTGTTGCTGCTCGTCGTGGTCTCCCGGTCGAGGACGTTGCCCCGGAGGCGCTGCTCAAGGCGCAGGCCGAGGTCGCGGAGCCCAAGGCGGGGGTGTCGGCCTGA
- the rplP gene encoding 50S ribosomal protein L16: MLMPRRVKHRKQHHPKRTGMAKGGTKLAFGEYGIQAIEGHYVTNRQIEAARIAMTRHIKRGGKVWINIYPDVPLTKKPAETRMGSGKGSPEWWVANVKPGRVMFELSGVDENTAREAMRRAIHKLPMKCRFITREAGEF, from the coding sequence ATGCTGATGCCCCGTCGAGTCAAGCACCGCAAGCAGCACCACCCGAAGCGCACTGGTATGGCCAAGGGTGGCACGAAGCTCGCGTTTGGTGAGTACGGCATCCAGGCGATCGAGGGTCACTACGTGACCAACCGCCAGATCGAGGCAGCGCGTATCGCGATGACTCGCCACATCAAGCGAGGCGGCAAGGTGTGGATCAACATCTACCCCGACGTCCCGCTGACCAAGAAGCCCGCCGAGACCCGCATGGGTTCCGGTAAGGGTTCGCCGGAGTGGTGGGTGGCCAACGTCAAGCCGGGCCGCGTCATGTTCGAGCTCTCCGGAGTCGACGAGAACACGGCTCGCGAGGCGATGCGCCGCGCGATCCACAAGCTGCCCATGAAGTGCCGTTTCATCACGCGAGAGGCTGGTGAGTTCTGA